One part of the Salinivirga cyanobacteriivorans genome encodes these proteins:
- a CDS encoding DUF3857 domain-containing transglutaminase family protein: MKYLLVFLVLLTSISVNADEIRKAIESKDFEQLYKDYHKVLVFDSISADVKESGLSYVTRKQLFYAMDDHGAGDLHKVTYNYDPLSAWVEIKKAIIYRKDGTKEVLDSTRFYDYPQPARMIYWGARQKMIEAGKLNAGDALYVELFRKGFTYALLQADGDDDRYIPPMRGHYYDIVRFFESFPVHRKVFKTAIPKSKEVQYRTFNADFEVKTEQNKKQVFAFKLEQSMPVKREPNMVGMDNVGPKALITTSPDWEAKSTWFYGVNEDYGSFESTPEIDAKVDEILEGATSESDSIKRLTHWVADEIRYSGISMGEGEGYTLHTGDMTFTDRCGVCKDKAGMLITMLRAAGFESYAAMTMAGSRIEDIPADQFNHSITVVKRRNGEYQLLDPTWVPFVRELWSSREQQQNYLMGLPEGADLMITDVSDPENHYLKITNKASIDEKGNLKGIIEVAAEGQSDAAVRSIFTRHYKSQWDALLNAELQRIFPQAEILGITKTDPFGYRETPVSLVYEYTIPDFALVDDDKFVFNSLSNQGFMAHNRFGKRLNAGLEEREHDYRIGCSQKVEIEEVFELPAKIKNVTGPDSRKHDAGVASMQASWDDSKNKAVFEMQTSFNQRVFEKETWPEMKKVLEYIMNFENKPVVIETK; encoded by the coding sequence ATGAAGTACTTACTCGTGTTTTTAGTGCTGCTAACCAGTATTAGTGTTAATGCAGACGAAATTCGAAAAGCCATTGAATCAAAAGATTTTGAACAACTCTACAAAGATTATCACAAAGTGTTGGTTTTTGATTCTATCTCAGCCGATGTAAAAGAGTCGGGTCTGAGTTATGTAACCCGCAAGCAATTGTTTTATGCTATGGATGACCATGGCGCAGGAGATTTGCATAAAGTTACCTATAACTACGATCCGCTTTCGGCATGGGTTGAAATTAAAAAAGCCATCATTTATCGAAAAGATGGCACCAAAGAAGTGCTGGATTCAACCCGTTTTTACGATTACCCCCAACCCGCAAGAATGATATACTGGGGTGCTCGTCAAAAAATGATAGAAGCCGGTAAGCTAAATGCCGGAGATGCCCTTTATGTTGAGCTTTTCAGAAAAGGATTTACATATGCACTGCTTCAGGCAGACGGAGATGATGACAGGTATATTCCACCAATGCGCGGTCATTATTACGATATCGTTCGCTTTTTTGAGTCCTTTCCTGTACATCGAAAAGTGTTTAAAACAGCCATACCAAAGTCCAAAGAAGTCCAGTACCGCACGTTTAATGCTGATTTTGAAGTAAAAACTGAGCAAAACAAAAAGCAGGTTTTTGCTTTTAAACTTGAACAAAGTATGCCTGTTAAACGTGAACCTAATATGGTTGGCATGGATAACGTTGGTCCTAAGGCACTTATAACTACAAGCCCCGACTGGGAGGCCAAATCTACCTGGTTTTATGGGGTAAATGAAGATTATGGTAGTTTTGAAAGCACACCTGAAATTGATGCCAAGGTTGATGAAATTCTCGAAGGAGCAACTTCAGAATCGGACAGTATTAAACGCCTTACCCATTGGGTAGCCGATGAAATACGCTATTCAGGAATTTCCATGGGTGAGGGAGAAGGCTACACTTTACATACCGGTGACATGACTTTTACCGATCGTTGTGGTGTATGTAAAGATAAAGCTGGTATGCTGATTACCATGCTGCGGGCAGCAGGCTTTGAATCTTATGCGGCAATGACCATGGCAGGCTCAAGAATAGAGGATATTCCTGCAGATCAGTTCAATCACTCAATAACAGTGGTGAAAAGACGCAATGGCGAATATCAGCTCCTGGATCCGACATGGGTGCCATTCGTAAGAGAATTGTGGTCCAGCCGTGAACAGCAGCAAAACTATTTAATGGGTTTGCCAGAAGGAGCCGATTTGATGATTACAGATGTTTCAGATCCGGAAAATCATTACCTGAAAATTACAAATAAAGCAAGCATTGATGAAAAAGGAAATCTGAAAGGTATAATTGAGGTCGCTGCAGAGGGTCAGTCTGATGCTGCAGTCAGAAGTATTTTTACAAGACATTATAAATCACAGTGGGATGCCTTATTAAATGCCGAATTACAAAGAATTTTCCCTCAGGCTGAAATATTAGGCATTACCAAAACTGATCCATTTGGCTATAGAGAAACGCCTGTGTCTCTTGTTTATGAGTATACCATTCCGGATTTTGCATTAGTTGATGATGATAAATTTGTGTTTAATTCCCTTTCAAACCAGGGGTTTATGGCGCACAACAGATTTGGTAAACGGTTGAACGCTGGTTTAGAAGAACGTGAGCATGACTATCGAATAGGATGTTCTCAGAAAGTAGAAATTGAAGAGGTGTTTGAGCTACCTGCTAAAATAAAAAATGTGACAGGGCCCGATTCCCGTAAACATGATGCTGGCGTTGCAAGCATGCAGGCATCATGGGATGATTCTAAAAATAAAGCCGTGTTTGAAATGCAGACAAGCTTTAATCAAAGGGTATTTGAAAAAGAAACATGGCCCGAAATGAAAAAAGTACTTGAATACATTATGAATTTTGAAAATAAACCTGTTGTAATTGAAACGAAATAG
- a CDS encoding aminopeptidase C has protein sequence MKNLSLLIIALLIAGALTGQEEKKDGYRFETIKEVKASPVKDQYRSGTCWSFSTLSFLESEVIRKGGPVLDLSEMWVVRHVYSEKAKRHVRMHGHFNFGGGGALNDPVDIMVKYGLVPESAYPGLNYGEDNHVHGELDNVLGEYVEAVIENKNRKLTTAWHKGFNGILDAYLGEKSEKIEYEGKIYSPKEFTEKFVDLNPDDYVYLTSYTHHPFYEKFILEVPDNWSWKAFNNVKLDELVEIMDNAIDNGFSIGWASDVSEKGFSWRNGVAIVPETDVEELAGSEKEKWEEMTDDERQDRMFSFDGPVPEKTITQEMRQAGFDKYKTTDDHGMHIIGIAKDQNGKEYYKVKNSWNTDNKYKGYFYASKAFIRYKTMSIVVHKDALPKDIKKKLNIK, from the coding sequence ATGAAAAACTTATCGTTGTTAATAATTGCCTTGCTTATTGCAGGAGCTTTAACAGGACAGGAAGAAAAAAAAGATGGTTACAGATTTGAGACCATAAAAGAAGTTAAAGCTTCGCCTGTAAAAGACCAATACAGAAGCGGTACATGCTGGAGCTTTTCAACACTATCGTTTCTTGAATCGGAAGTGATTCGTAAAGGTGGCCCCGTACTCGATTTATCAGAAATGTGGGTAGTGCGGCACGTATATTCAGAAAAAGCCAAACGCCATGTGCGCATGCACGGGCACTTCAATTTTGGCGGTGGTGGCGCCCTGAATGACCCTGTTGACATAATGGTTAAATATGGCCTGGTGCCAGAAAGTGCTTATCCGGGATTAAACTACGGAGAAGACAACCATGTGCATGGAGAATTAGATAATGTTTTAGGCGAATATGTAGAAGCTGTGATTGAAAATAAAAACCGCAAGCTTACTACAGCCTGGCACAAGGGTTTTAACGGTATTTTGGATGCTTACCTGGGTGAAAAAAGCGAGAAAATTGAATATGAAGGAAAAATTTATAGTCCAAAAGAGTTTACAGAAAAATTTGTTGACTTAAATCCAGACGACTACGTATATTTAACTTCATATACACACCACCCATTTTATGAAAAATTCATACTTGAAGTACCAGACAATTGGTCATGGAAAGCATTTAATAATGTTAAACTGGACGAATTGGTAGAAATTATGGATAATGCCATTGATAATGGTTTCTCCATTGGATGGGCCTCTGATGTGAGCGAGAAAGGATTCTCATGGCGTAATGGTGTAGCCATTGTTCCTGAAACAGATGTGGAAGAGCTTGCAGGATCGGAAAAGGAAAAGTGGGAAGAAATGACCGATGATGAGCGTCAGGACCGCATGTTCAGCTTTGACGGACCTGTTCCTGAAAAAACCATTACGCAGGAGATGCGCCAGGCTGGTTTCGATAAATACAAAACCACAGATGACCACGGTATGCATATCATTGGCATTGCAAAAGACCAAAACGGAAAAGAATACTACAAAGTGAAAAACTCATGGAACACCGATAATAAATACAAAGGCTATTTTTATGCCTCAAAGGCATTTATCCGCTATAAAACCATGAGTATTGTGGTGCACAAAGATGCACTTCCCAAAGACATAAAAAAGAAATTGAATATTAAGTAG